One Thalassophryne amazonica chromosome 10, fThaAma1.1, whole genome shotgun sequence genomic region harbors:
- the paics gene encoding multifunctional protein ADE2 isoform X1 — MEREAERQRGGDREVVEEKCAVERQWGEGEVLALMSVWEEVGVQQTAESRFELISERLRRLSIVRSWWECQAKCRSLGLQSRNPETAGTSANYSPAVDRRPVEGWEEEVEDARNQRGIYSSSLTIPMQEGIKSRHFRALRYGASVTEEGGRHWTDDEVRALLCVWADRRIRERLKCTLRNKSIFQEMARQMQRNFGVVRNWKQCRTKYKNLKYDYKTAKSTHAAEGSGAGGPGKYMKFFDEVEAILLDRGLENGTLEMQKRLYDGESGPRKLQTLAGHTAQMTASESEVVIEIDDDDNSDDYDMDGDLEEKWRQADPSRSDQFHVVTVSDTGRNWSDHEVQALIEVWSDERVRRQLESSTRKKDIFVQISNRLMQQGIDRDWKQCHTKYKNLKYLYRSLQRGKSDEADPRRLLRFYNEVDAIMNRTTNGSPHQEPAVDHQTDPSRLHIVEDHEEKNCDDICTKKVETATMVAGLMKDRTYICDSSSSISLTVTPNNDEQRHETSGQHRLDHQHTNALEARADKEATKSANRVMKRKALEQEITDERPVKKLNSGTCFPDNPEAQCKEEQDLIPIIAINSVCSMASPNPSPDTQSERLVKNTMESTPELKLGQKLNEGKTKQIFELVDQPGLVLVQSKDQITAGNAARKDQMEGKAAISNKTTSCVFKLLQEAGIKTAFVKQQSDTAFIAAQCEMIPIEWVCRRVATGSFLKRNPGVKEGFRFSPLKMEMFFKDDANNDPQWSEEQLLEAKFCLSGFTIGQCEVDIMNRSTVAIFEILEKAWATQNCTLVDMKIEFGVNVKTQEIVLADVIDNDSWRLWPAGDRSQQKDKQVYRDLKEVTPEAMQMVKRNFEWVSERVKLLLESEANGRVVVLMGSTSDMAHCDKIKKACASYGIPCILRVTSAHKGPDETLRIKAQYEGDGVPTVFVAVAGRSNGLGPVMSGNTAYPVINCPPLTPDWGAQDVWSSLRMPSGLGCSTILSPEATAQFAAQIFGLTNHLVWCKLRASMLNTWVLLKLADQKLQACSL; from the exons ATGGAGAGAGAAGCAGAGAGACAAAGAGGAGGTGATAGGGAAGTGGTAGAAGAAAAATGTGCGGTGGAAAGGCAGTGGGGAGAAGGAGAAGTGCTAGCTCTCATGTCAGTGTGGGAAGAAGTGGGAGTTCAGCAAACAGCTGAGAGCAGGTTTGAATTGATCTCAGAGCGTCTGAGGAGGCTCAGCATTGTGCGCAGCTGGTGGGAGTGTCAGGCCAAATGCAGGAGCCTGGGACTGCAGAGCAGGAATCCTGAAACAGCAGGCACATCAGCAAACTACAGCCCGGCAGTGGACAGGAGGCCGGTGGAGGGCTGGGAAGAAGAAGTGGAAGATGCGCGTAATCAAAGAGGAATCTACTCTTCCTCACTCACAATTCCAATGCAGGAAG gAATCAAGAGCCGGCATTTTCGTGCCCTCCGGTACGGTGCAAGTGTGACTGAAGAAGGGGGCCGCCATTGGACTGATGATGAGGTGCGAGCATTACTGTGTGTCTGGGCGGACCGACGCATCCGAGAACGCTTGAAGTGCACACTACGCAACAAGTCCATCTTCCAAGAAATGGCCCGTCAAATGCAGAGAAACTTCGGGGTGGTGAGAAACTGGAAACAGtgcagaacaaaatacaaaaacttgAAGTATGACTACAAGACTGCCAAGAGTACGCACGCAGCTGAAGGCAGTGGTGCAGGTGGTCCAGGGAAGTATATGAAGTTCTTTGATGAGGTGGAAGCCATTCTGTTGGACAGAGGACTTGAAAATGGGACCCTGGAGATGCAGAAGAGGTTGTATGATGGAGAATCAGGACCAAGGAAGTTACAAACATTAGCAGGCCACACAGCACAAATGACTGCTTCAGAAAGTGAGGTCGTCATTGAAATTGATGATG ATGACAACAGTGACGATTATGACATGGATGGAGACTTGGAAGAAAAATGGAGGCAAGCCG ATCCATCTCGCTCTGATCAGTTCCATGTGGTCACAGTGTCAGACACAGGTCGAAACTGGAGTGACCACGAGGTGCAAGCATTGATTGAAGTCTGGTCTGATGAGCGTGTGCGCAGACAGCTGGAGAGCTCAACAAGAAAGAAAGATATCTTTGTCCAGATCTCCAACAGGCTAATGCAACAAGGCATTGACCGTGACTGGAAGCAGTGTCACACAAAGTACAAAAACCTGAAATACCTTTACCGTTCCCTCCAAAGGGGTAAAAGTGATGAAGCTGATCCAAGACGCCTTTTGAGATTCTACAATGAGGTGGATGCAATTATGAATCGAACAACCAATGGCTCACCACACCAAGAACCAGCTGTAGACCATCAAACAGATCCAAGCAGACTTCATATAGTGGAGGACCATGAAGAGAAAAATTGTGATGATATATGTACCAAAAAGGTGGAAACAGCGACTATGGTGGCCGGGCTGATGAAGGACAGGACTTACATTTGTGATTCCTCCTCATCAATAAGCCTCACTGTGACACCAAACAATGATGAACAAAGACATGAGACAAGTGGACAGCATCGTTTGGATCACCAGCACACAA ATGCTCTTGAAGCTAGAGCAGATAAAGAAGCTACAAAATCAGCAAACAGAGTCATGAAGAGGAAAGCTCTGGAGCAAG AAATCACagatgagagaccagttaaaaagTTGAACTCTGGCACTTGTTTTCCTGACAACCCAGAGGCCCAGTGTAAAGAAGAGCAGGACCTCATCCCGATAATAGCCATCAATTCAGTCTGTTCAATGGCGTCCCCTAATCCTTCCCCAGACACACAG AGCGAGCGGTTGGTTAAGAACACCATGGAGTCGACACCAG AGCTAAAGTTAGGCCAAAAGCTAAATGAGGGCAAGACTAAACAGATTTTTGAGCTTGTGGACCAACCCGGACTGGTTTTGGTGCAGTCCAAAGACCAGATCACGGCTGGTAACGCGGCGAGGAAAGACCAGATGGAGGGCAAAGCTGCTATCTCCAACAAAACTACGAGCTGTGTGTTTAAACTGCTGCAGGAGGCTG GTATCAAGACTGCTTTTGTAAAGCAGCAGTCGGACACTGCCTTCATTGCAGCCCAGTGTGAGATGATTCCCATTGAGTGGGTCTGTCGGAGAGTGGCAACAGGTTCCTTCCTCAAGAGGAACCCTGGAGTCAAGGAAGGCTTCCGCTTCTCTCCCCTCAAGATGGAGATGTTCTTTAAA GATGATGCCAACAATGACCCCCAGTGGTCTGAGGAGCAACTTCTGGAGGCCAAGTTCTGTCTCTCTGGATTCACCATTGGACAGTGTGAGGTCGACATCATGAACCGCAGTACTGTGGCTATCTTTGAAATTCTCGAGAAGGCTTGGGCCACTCAGAACTGTACCCTCGTGGACATGAAG ATAGAGTTTGGTGTCAATGTGAAAACTCAAGAGATCGTCCTCGCTGACGTTATCGACAACGATTCATGGAGACTGTGGCCAGCTGGAGATCGGAGTCAGCAGAAAGATAAACAA GTGTACAGAGACCTGAAAGAAGTTACACCTGAAGCAATGCAGATGGTGAAGAGGAACTTTGAGTGGGTGTCTGAACGGGTCAAG CTGCTACTGGAGTCTGAGGCAAACGGCAGGGTGGTTGTTCTGATGGGCTCCACCTCAGACATGGCCCACTGTGATAAAATCAAGAAGGCGTGCGCCTCCTATGGGATTCCCTGCATCCTGAGAGTCACCTCGGCACACAAGGGTCCAGATGAGACACTTCGCATCAAAGCACAATATGAAG GCGACGGGGTTCCCACCGTCTTTGTGGCTGTGGCAGGCAGAAGTAACGGCCTTGGTCCAGTGATGTCTGGTAACACCGCCTATCCCGTCATCAACTGCCCGCCTCTCACTCCAGACTGGGGTGCACAAGATGTCTGGTCCTCCCTCCGTATGCCAAGTG GTCTTGGGTGTTCCACAATCCTCTCTCCTGAGGCCACAGCTCAGTTTGCTGCCCAGATCTTCGGCTTGACCAACCACCTGGTGTGGTGTAAACTCAGGGCCTCTATGCTCAACACTTGGGTGTTGCTCAAGCTGGCTGACCAGAAGTTGCAGGCCTGCAGCCTGTGA
- the paics gene encoding multifunctional protein ADE2 isoform X2, producing the protein MMNKDMRQVDSIVWITSTQVNALEARADKEATKSANRVMKRKALEQEITDERPVKKLNSGTCFPDNPEAQCKEEQDLIPIIAINSVCSMASPNPSPDTQSERLVKNTMESTPELKLGQKLNEGKTKQIFELVDQPGLVLVQSKDQITAGNAARKDQMEGKAAISNKTTSCVFKLLQEAGIKTAFVKQQSDTAFIAAQCEMIPIEWVCRRVATGSFLKRNPGVKEGFRFSPLKMEMFFKDDANNDPQWSEEQLLEAKFCLSGFTIGQCEVDIMNRSTVAIFEILEKAWATQNCTLVDMKIEFGVNVKTQEIVLADVIDNDSWRLWPAGDRSQQKDKQVYRDLKEVTPEAMQMVKRNFEWVSERVKLLLESEANGRVVVLMGSTSDMAHCDKIKKACASYGIPCILRVTSAHKGPDETLRIKAQYEGDGVPTVFVAVAGRSNGLGPVMSGNTAYPVINCPPLTPDWGAQDVWSSLRMPSGLGCSTILSPEATAQFAAQIFGLTNHLVWCKLRASMLNTWVLLKLADQKLQACSL; encoded by the exons ATGATGAACAAAGACATGAGACAAGTGGACAGCATCGTTTGGATCACCAGCACACAAGTGA ATGCTCTTGAAGCTAGAGCAGATAAAGAAGCTACAAAATCAGCAAACAGAGTCATGAAGAGGAAAGCTCTGGAGCAAG AAATCACagatgagagaccagttaaaaagTTGAACTCTGGCACTTGTTTTCCTGACAACCCAGAGGCCCAGTGTAAAGAAGAGCAGGACCTCATCCCGATAATAGCCATCAATTCAGTCTGTTCAATGGCGTCCCCTAATCCTTCCCCAGACACACAG AGCGAGCGGTTGGTTAAGAACACCATGGAGTCGACACCAG AGCTAAAGTTAGGCCAAAAGCTAAATGAGGGCAAGACTAAACAGATTTTTGAGCTTGTGGACCAACCCGGACTGGTTTTGGTGCAGTCCAAAGACCAGATCACGGCTGGTAACGCGGCGAGGAAAGACCAGATGGAGGGCAAAGCTGCTATCTCCAACAAAACTACGAGCTGTGTGTTTAAACTGCTGCAGGAGGCTG GTATCAAGACTGCTTTTGTAAAGCAGCAGTCGGACACTGCCTTCATTGCAGCCCAGTGTGAGATGATTCCCATTGAGTGGGTCTGTCGGAGAGTGGCAACAGGTTCCTTCCTCAAGAGGAACCCTGGAGTCAAGGAAGGCTTCCGCTTCTCTCCCCTCAAGATGGAGATGTTCTTTAAA GATGATGCCAACAATGACCCCCAGTGGTCTGAGGAGCAACTTCTGGAGGCCAAGTTCTGTCTCTCTGGATTCACCATTGGACAGTGTGAGGTCGACATCATGAACCGCAGTACTGTGGCTATCTTTGAAATTCTCGAGAAGGCTTGGGCCACTCAGAACTGTACCCTCGTGGACATGAAG ATAGAGTTTGGTGTCAATGTGAAAACTCAAGAGATCGTCCTCGCTGACGTTATCGACAACGATTCATGGAGACTGTGGCCAGCTGGAGATCGGAGTCAGCAGAAAGATAAACAA GTGTACAGAGACCTGAAAGAAGTTACACCTGAAGCAATGCAGATGGTGAAGAGGAACTTTGAGTGGGTGTCTGAACGGGTCAAG CTGCTACTGGAGTCTGAGGCAAACGGCAGGGTGGTTGTTCTGATGGGCTCCACCTCAGACATGGCCCACTGTGATAAAATCAAGAAGGCGTGCGCCTCCTATGGGATTCCCTGCATCCTGAGAGTCACCTCGGCACACAAGGGTCCAGATGAGACACTTCGCATCAAAGCACAATATGAAG GCGACGGGGTTCCCACCGTCTTTGTGGCTGTGGCAGGCAGAAGTAACGGCCTTGGTCCAGTGATGTCTGGTAACACCGCCTATCCCGTCATCAACTGCCCGCCTCTCACTCCAGACTGGGGTGCACAAGATGTCTGGTCCTCCCTCCGTATGCCAAGTG GTCTTGGGTGTTCCACAATCCTCTCTCCTGAGGCCACAGCTCAGTTTGCTGCCCAGATCTTCGGCTTGACCAACCACCTGGTGTGGTGTAAACTCAGGGCCTCTATGCTCAACACTTGGGTGTTGCTCAAGCTGGCTGACCAGAAGTTGCAGGCCTGCAGCCTGTGA